TTCGTTGTTGCGGATGTACCTGGTTGAACTGCTCGCGTATCCATGCATCCAGAACTCGTAATTCCTGCAAGTAGAGCTTGGCTCTGGCGCTGTATTCGACGGCTCCGTCGGGGTCCATCCGGGAGACTGCGCGGAGTATGTTGTTTACATAGATTGCTGCATTCCTCGGGCTAAACCAGGCATGTGGATCGTTTATCTGCTCGCCACCCTGCTCGAGCACAATGGGCTTCAGCCCTTCTGTTGCGGTGATGAGCGGCTTACCAGCATCCTTCGCCAGAGTTGCCATCCAGTTCTTGCCCTCCAGATGCAGACCGTTCTCGATGGTCAGATCTGCGCTTGCGGCAATCTGGGCATCTTTCGGGGTAGGCATATAGGTATGAGGATCCGCCCCGGGAGCCAGAATGCTGACAACGTGCCATCGATCTCCCACAATCTGTCGAGCGAAATCAGCTATTTGGGTTGTTGAAGCCACAATGACCGGTTTATGGGAACCCACTGGTTTTTCCGCCTGTTGAGCGTGCACATGTGAGACTCGGCCCCACAACATGAGAACACAAACCAGAAGGAACGATGTTACAATTGTGGTATAAAACGTGCCTGAAATCGTATTACCTGCGGTTCGCTTCATCCAAAAAATTGTTTCACTATCATATCTGACTTCACGAGACATTTCCAATCCCCACACCTGTGGCGCCGAAGCGACAATAAACATCTCTGCTGCCTGGATTCCACAATACATTGTTTTGCACGAGTCGTCAAAGATGTGGTTTATTCGTA
The sequence above is a segment of the Desulfomonile tiedjei DSM 6799 genome. Coding sequences within it:
- a CDS encoding metal ABC transporter solute-binding protein, Zn/Mn family — translated: MSREVRYDSETIFWMKRTAGNTISGTFYTTIVTSFLLVCVLMLWGRVSHVHAQQAEKPVGSHKPVIVASTTQIADFARQIVGDRWHVVSILAPGADPHTYMPTPKDAQIAASADLTIENGLHLEGKNWMATLAKDAGKPLITATEGLKPIVLEQGGEQINDPHAWFSPRNAAIYVNNILRAVSRMDPDGAVEYSARAKLYLQELRVLDAWIREQFNQVHPQQRILVTSHDAFNYFAKEYGFKNEAPIGWSTGAELGAGMTPDKLRQVMQSIKSRGVKALFVESSVNPKLMREIASETGTKIGGQLYSDSMGEAGTAGETYIGMMRENVLTIVTALH